In Gossypium hirsutum isolate 1008001.06 chromosome D06, Gossypium_hirsutum_v2.1, whole genome shotgun sequence, one genomic interval encodes:
- the LOC107962380 gene encoding serine/threonine-protein kinase AtPK2/AtPK19 — translation MVSSHLSSLNGSRLHKGFQNQLLFPTGQPDTPTSDHLEFDFSDVFGPASVQASTEISTEITKNLIVATESNELLYDDPAVICSRSHSLVGPSTYVSHSLKHSKLTLREIGDSLELVEGARDETQEELRKPSIDDVIPENPQGLVESQNQSVGLKDFEVLKVVGQGAFGRVYQVRRNDTSDIYAMKVMRKDKIMEKNHAEYMKSERDILTKVDHPFIVQLRCSFQTKYRLYLVLDFVNGGHLFFQLYRQGLFREDLARIYAAEIVSAVSHLHSNGIMHRDLKPENILLDAEGHVMLTDFGLAKEFNENTRSNSMCGTLEYMSPEIVLGKGHDKAADWWSVGILLYEMLTGKPPFSGGNRQKIQDKIIKEKIKLPAFLSSEAHSILKGLLQKDASKRLGSGQGGSEEIKRHKWFKSINWKKLEARQIRPSFLPEVAGNQCIANFEECWTNMPVHDSPVASPTFGENPFKGFTYVRPAASFLNRNA, via the exons ATGGTTTCCTCTCACTTATCTAGTTTAAATGGGTCCCGCTTGCACAAAGGCTTCCAGAATCAGTTGCTTTTTCCCACCGGACAACCTGATACCCCGACCTCTGATCATCTTGAGTTTGATTTCTCTGATGTGTTTGGACCTGCTTCAGTTCAAGCCTCAACTGAAATCAGCACAGAGATTACCAAAAATCTGATTGTGGCAACTGAATCAAATGAACTGCTTTATGATGATCCAGCTGTTATCTGTAGCCGCTCCCACTCCTTGGTTGGCCCCTCGACTTATGTTAGCCACTCATTGAAACATAGCAAGCTTACATTACGTGAAATAGGGGATTCCTTGGAACTTGTAGAAGGAGCTAGGGATGAGACTCAAGAAGAGCTTAGGAAACCATCAATTGATGATGTTATTCCGGAGAACCCTCAAGGTCTTGTAGAGAGCCAAAATCAGTCTGTAGGACTCAaagattttgaagttttgaaGGTTGTTGGCCAAGGTGCTTTTGGAAGGGTTTATCAAGTAAGGAGGAATGATACCTCAGACATATATGCAATGAAGGTCATGCGCAAGGATAAGATTATGGAGAAAAATCACGCTGAGTACATGAAATCTGAGAGGGATATATTAACAAAAGTGGATCATCCCTTCATTGTGCAGCTCAGATGCTCCTTCCAG ACCAAATATAGACTGTACCTTGTGCTTGACTTTGTTAATGGGGGGCATCTTTTCTTCCAGCTTTATCGCCAGGGCTTATTCAG GGAAGATTTGGCTCGCATATATGCTGCAGAGATAGTATCAGCTGTTTCTCATCTCCATTCTAATGGCATAATGCACAGGGATCTCAAACCTGAGAATATTCTTCTAGACGCAGAGGGACAT GTTATGCTGACTGATTTCGGCCTGGCAAAGGAATTTAACGAAAATACAAGATCCAATTCCATGTGTGGAACTCTGGAATATATGTCCCCAGAAATTGTTCTTGGCAAAGGCCATGACAAGGCAGCTGATTGGTGGAGTGTGGGAATTCTATTGTATGAAATGCTTACTGGGAAG CCACCCTTTAGTGGTGGAAACAGACAGAAGATACAGGATAAGATAATAAAGGAAAAGATAAAGCTGCCAGCATTTTTGTCTAGTGAAGCACACTCAATTCTCAAGGGG CTGCTGCAGAAAGATGCAAGCAAGCGTCTCGGCAGTGGACAAGGTGGTAGCGAGGAGATCAAACGGCATAAGTGGTTCAAGTCCATTAACTGGAAGAAATTAGAAGCTAGACAGATAAGGCCAAGTTTTCTCCCTGAAGTTGCCGGGAACCAATGTATTGCGAATTTCGAGGAGTGCTGGACTAACATGCCAGTTCATGATTCTCCGGTTGCTAGCCCAACGTTCGGGGAGAATCCGTTCAAAGGGTTCACATATGTGAGGCCTGCAGCCTCATTTCTTAACAGAAATGCTTGA